CGACGCCGGGATCCCGGCCTCCGCGAAGAGGTCTCCGGCCACCGGCGGCTGAACGCCGCGTCGAGGGTCGCCGGCGTACGCAGGTGACCCCGGGACGCGGCGATCGGCGGGATCCAGGCACCCGGGTCGCCGGACGGCTCGAAGCGCCGCAACGGCTTGCGTCCGTACGAGCAGTCGCGCAGGTCCGCCCGCCGCGGCGGACCGGCTCGTCCAGGGACGGGTCCACGAGGGGTGGCCAGGTCCGGCAGTGGCGGCCCGGACCACCGGCACCGCAGCGTGCTCGGTCTGCGAAGCGTCAAGCGGATGGTCGTGGGGCATGTCGGTCTCCTGTGGCCGCGGGCACACTCAGTCGAGAAGGGTGACCGTGCCGGCCATGCCGTCCACCCGGATCCGCTGTCCCGTCCTGATACGGGTGGACGCCGTCCCTGTTCCCGTGACGGCGGGCAGGGAGTACTCGCGGCAGACGATGGCGGCGTGCGACATCACCCCGCCGATGTCGGTTACCACGGCACGTATCCGGCCGAACACCGGGGCCCAGCTGGGCGAGGTGACCGGCGCGATGAGGATCTCGCCGTCCTGTACCAGGTCCAGTTCGGCGGGACTGTGGACGATCCGGGCCCGGCCGTCCGCGCATCCCGGTGAGGCGGCCATGCCGGTCAGATCGCCGCCCATAGTGGGGTCGGTTAGCCAGGAACGGACCCGTTCGCTGGTGATGCCCCACAACATGATGCTGAACGGCTCCGTGACGGCCTCCGGGGGGCGGTTCAGCGCCGGTTGCGGGCGCCGGGCCGCGAGGATCCCTACGAGCCGCCGTCGCCGTTCCACCTCGGGCGGCCAGTAGGCAGGGCCGATCGGTGCGCTGCCCTGCGCCCAGGCGGCTGCGAAGTCGAACAGCGCGCCGCGGACCTCGTCGCGGGTGAGGTACAGCATGTCGTTCTCGCCCGGCCAGAAGCCCGCCCGCTGCAGCAGCGCGGACAGCTGCCGGACCTTGCGCCAGAAGACGCCCATGGCCCAGTGCTCGATGTAGAAGTTGTGGTTCTCGACGTACGGGTAGACCTGGCGGGCGAGCCGCAGCTTGGCCTCGAAGTCCGCGCGCCGACCGGGGTCGAGCAGAGCGGCGTACTCACCGGTGATCCGGACGCGTTCGGAGACCAGCTCGGCAAGGCGGCGGCCGATGCACTCGCCGCGCCGCAGCCGCCGGACGTAGTCGCGGATGTACCCCAGGGGCAGCGCGGGTTCGTCCCGCCAGTACCGGTCGTCGCTGTACAAGCCGTTGCCCGAGGTGAAGTTGAACCATGGGTCGCGAGCCGCCTCCCAGGCGTCCAGCCAGACACGGCCCCGGGGCGCCCGGGCGATGGCGGCAAGGGTGTCGTGGCCGGGGCCGGACGTAGGTCCCTCCGTCC
This DNA window, taken from Streptomyces sp. SCSIO 30461, encodes the following:
- a CDS encoding PEP-utilizing enzyme gives rise to the protein MATQPRTTSGTRRTFPSPHELPTPAGAEDWRSLYPYSVLFQPERRTADEAAFWFCDSQHWPTVLKPFETIGPELAAKCLGQFNTRHFLVPPASGMECRVHLGYVYLSPISAPPDEAAARVPEFLRRAGYYFEHWDALLDNWKRKVLATIRELEAIRFAELPDAQPYEEIERGIGLDAADSLLGDYDRLLTLCHRAWQYHFEFLNLGYSAYLDLFQACRQWFPGIPDQGIAAMVQGVDMELFRPDDELKRLAELAVELGLEELLTSPTPGFARTEGPTSGPGHDTLAAIARAPRGRVWLDAWEAARDPWFNFTSGNGLYSDDRYWRDEPALPLGYIRDYVRRLRRGECIGRRLAELVSERVRITGEYAALLDPGRRADFEAKLRLARQVYPYVENHNFYIEHWAMGVFWRKVRQLSALLQRAGFWPGENDMLYLTRDEVRGALFDFAAAWAQGSAPIGPAYWPPEVERRRRLVGILAARRPQPALNRPPEAVTEPFSIMLWGITSERVRSWLTDPTMGGDLTGMAASPGCADGRARIVHSPAELDLVQDGEILIAPVTSPSWAPVFGRIRAVVTDIGGVMSHAAIVCREYSLPAVTGTGTASTRIRTGQRIRVDGMAGTVTLLD